Proteins from a genomic interval of Polaribacter sp. Q13:
- a CDS encoding hybrid sensor histidine kinase/response regulator transcription factor, with translation MQLKWCLTFILSLCTLFCAPIEAQNKTQNFNFETIKEGISKVGIYTIIQDNYGFIWIGTNGAGLYKFDGLDYTSYKFKQEDATSISSDLVFSSYLDKNNNLWIGTEDGLNLYDRDLDQFKKISVGLLENANISVLSILECRGNLYIGTRLNGLFKLNLKTNKIQRIACKDASKPAINSIQKNKNGTIFLGTSLGLRKLDTLNSVILKPKKIEGATILNFDTPIQTLLVDTNNNLWAGSYTKGVFKYQLKDNNIVSFSQFPITEKRILSLVELADKTFLFGSENDGLFHMDSNGVLIKNYRYNKKDKNSIRSNSIWSLFVDNNQRIWMGYYNSGVVVSDHLFDKFDNIESVENNPNSLQIGSVTGIVKDANDKLWITMDGGGIDVFDIKTSKIDHINKANDKTYSGLTSNHIQTIFIDSKKNIWAGSWDNGIYVLKDGFKNITNINIENSNGKLLSNAILSFAEDKDGIIWIGTFYTGVCSFNPKTHVLTHHNSQEFSKYGINTSDVRKILVDSDGAIWLGTTIGLFKINNNQGVLSVKSFVKPMANSNNNQRSSTHILSLYESTDNYLWIGTRGAGLCRYDKKTDEFKWFNKSFGLEEENIASIIEDNKGDIWVSGNSGITKLDLKTNEVVNYTMNDGLLSDDFNFNAVLKDEEGKLYFGNYKGVDFFNPKDLSTNSSVPSLYLTGLKIFNKDVVPNEENSPLTKTITETPSIEFNHKQSVFTINYTGINYTRPEKNQYAYYLEGLEKSWNYVGNQRSATYTNLDYGDYIFKLKAANNDGLWNEKPLELKITILPPWWKSNLALIIYALLFGLGVYLLNKITQNRLKEKELIKNERTQRLQQEDLNKKKLQFFTNISHEFRTPLTLILNPLKDMMRDETLNLPEKVKSKHSTIYRNSDRLFRLINELMDLRKLEFDKLKVRASELNLVDFTKNIVLFFKEEAANRNIFLTLDTEMSLIKTWADQNMLEKIIFNILSNAMKVTPDNGVINVNLIDNDEDYILPLISSTKAVKVVEIVISDTGKGLEEDQVDKIFERFYQVESLNKTYYGGTGIGLEVVSSFVNLHKGKIEVTSKINEGTTFRIILPKGKEHFSADEIKSFKLEADLPKKEINFIPENKISGTEENEEIEKIASKKYTILVVEDNTELRNYLKTELSKTYKVLSAINGVEGLKIAEKSFPDVILTDVIMPEMDGFEFCRRIKTDIKTSHIPLLMLTAKARIDDRIEGIEHGSDAYMTKPFDMRLLTLRLNQLITSRKLIFDKYFSEVSGAKENTNATSIDKEFINKVLAYIGENISNSSLSVEELANELNLSKSQSYRKIKSLTGQTPNELLRRIRLERAYQILETGSAFISEVGFKVGFSSASYFTKCFKAHFGKLPTEVVIKEK, from the coding sequence ATGCAACTTAAATGGTGTCTTACTTTTATTTTGTCTTTATGCACATTGTTTTGTGCACCTATTGAGGCACAAAATAAAACGCAAAATTTTAATTTTGAAACGATAAAAGAGGGGATTTCTAAAGTTGGTATTTATACCATTATTCAAGATAATTACGGTTTTATTTGGATAGGAACCAATGGGGCTGGTTTGTATAAGTTTGATGGTCTTGATTATACTTCTTATAAATTTAAGCAAGAAGATGCAACGTCTATAAGTAGTGACTTGGTGTTTTCTTCCTATTTAGATAAAAATAATAATCTTTGGATTGGTACAGAAGATGGTTTAAATCTTTATGATAGAGATTTAGATCAGTTTAAAAAAATATCTGTAGGTCTATTAGAGAATGCTAATATATCTGTTTTGAGTATATTAGAATGTAGAGGTAACCTTTATATTGGCACAAGGTTAAATGGTTTATTTAAGCTTAATCTAAAAACCAATAAAATACAAAGAATAGCTTGTAAAGATGCTAGTAAACCTGCTATAAATAGTATACAAAAGAATAAAAATGGTACAATATTTCTTGGTACAAGTTTAGGGTTAAGAAAACTAGATACGCTAAACTCTGTAATTTTAAAACCAAAAAAAATAGAGGGTGCTACTATTTTAAATTTTGATACGCCTATTCAAACTTTGTTGGTAGATACTAATAATAATTTATGGGCAGGAAGCTACACAAAAGGTGTTTTTAAGTATCAACTTAAAGACAATAATATTGTTAGTTTCTCGCAATTTCCGATAACCGAAAAACGCATATTATCTTTAGTGGAATTAGCCGATAAAACCTTTTTGTTTGGTTCTGAGAATGATGGTCTTTTTCACATGGATTCTAATGGAGTTTTAATAAAAAACTATCGCTATAATAAAAAAGACAAAAATAGTATTCGTTCAAATTCAATTTGGTCATTATTTGTTGATAATAATCAGCGAATATGGATGGGATATTACAATAGTGGTGTTGTTGTTAGTGATCATTTATTTGATAAATTCGATAACATAGAAAGCGTAGAAAATAACCCGAATTCTTTGCAGATAGGGTCAGTTACTGGTATCGTAAAAGATGCCAATGATAAATTATGGATAACGATGGATGGTGGTGGTATTGATGTTTTTGACATCAAAACCTCTAAAATAGACCATATCAATAAAGCTAATGATAAAACATATTCAGGGCTTACAAGTAATCACATTCAAACTATTTTTATTGATAGTAAAAAGAATATTTGGGCAGGAAGTTGGGATAATGGGATTTACGTCTTAAAAGATGGATTTAAAAATATTACAAATATTAATATCGAAAACTCAAATGGAAAATTATTATCTAATGCCATTTTAAGTTTTGCAGAAGATAAAGACGGTATTATTTGGATAGGGACTTTTTACACAGGTGTTTGTAGTTTTAATCCAAAGACACATGTTTTAACACACCATAATTCACAAGAATTTTCAAAATATGGTATAAATACAAGTGATGTTAGAAAAATATTGGTAGATAGTGATGGTGCTATTTGGTTAGGAACAACTATTGGCCTTTTTAAGATAAACAATAATCAAGGCGTATTAAGTGTAAAATCTTTTGTGAAGCCAATGGCTAATTCTAACAATAATCAAAGAAGTTCAACACATATATTATCCTTATATGAAAGTACAGATAATTATCTTTGGATTGGTACAAGAGGTGCTGGATTGTGTAGGTATGATAAAAAAACAGACGAATTTAAATGGTTTAATAAGTCTTTTGGGCTAGAAGAAGAAAATATTGCAAGTATCATTGAAGATAATAAAGGGGATATTTGGGTAAGTGGAAATTCGGGAATTACAAAACTAGATTTAAAAACAAATGAAGTTGTTAATTATACCATGAATGATGGTTTGTTGTCTGATGATTTTAATTTTAATGCAGTATTAAAAGATGAAGAAGGAAAACTTTATTTTGGAAATTATAAAGGAGTAGATTTTTTTAACCCAAAAGACTTAAGTACAAATTCTAGCGTACCTTCTCTATATTTAACTGGGTTAAAAATATTTAACAAAGACGTGGTTCCTAATGAAGAAAACTCGCCACTTACAAAAACCATAACAGAAACACCAAGTATAGAGTTTAATCATAAACAGTCTGTATTTACTATAAATTATACAGGGATTAACTATACAAGACCAGAGAAAAATCAATATGCTTATTATTTAGAAGGTTTAGAAAAATCTTGGAATTATGTAGGCAATCAAAGAAGTGCTACTTATACCAATTTAGATTACGGAGACTACATTTTTAAATTAAAGGCAGCAAATAATGATGGTCTTTGGAACGAAAAACCATTAGAATTAAAAATAACAATCTTACCACCTTGGTGGAAATCTAACTTGGCTTTGATTATTTATGCGCTACTTTTTGGGTTAGGAGTTTACCTTTTAAATAAAATAACACAAAATAGGTTAAAAGAAAAAGAACTCATTAAAAACGAGAGAACTCAAAGACTTCAACAAGAGGATTTAAATAAAAAGAAGTTACAATTTTTTACAAATATTTCTCACGAATTTAGAACTCCTTTAACGTTGATCTTAAATCCTTTAAAGGATATGATGAGGGATGAAACTTTAAACTTACCAGAAAAAGTTAAATCTAAACATAGTACTATTTATAGAAATTCTGATAGGTTATTTAGGCTTATAAATGAGCTAATGGATTTAAGAAAGTTAGAATTTGATAAATTAAAAGTAAGAGCATCAGAATTAAATTTGGTAGATTTTACCAAGAATATTGTGCTGTTCTTTAAAGAAGAAGCTGCAAATAGAAATATATTTTTGACTTTAGATACAGAAATGTCGTTGATAAAAACATGGGCAGATCAAAATATGCTCGAAAAAATTATCTTCAATATTTTGTCAAATGCAATGAAAGTAACTCCAGATAATGGAGTGATTAATGTAAATTTAATAGACAATGATGAAGACTATATTTTACCACTTATTTCATCAACCAAAGCAGTAAAAGTAGTAGAAATTGTAATATCTGATACAGGAAAAGGGCTTGAGGAAGATCAGGTAGATAAAATATTTGAAAGATTTTATCAAGTAGAAAGTCTTAATAAAACTTACTATGGTGGTACAGGTATTGGACTGGAAGTAGTTAGTAGTTTTGTTAATTTACACAAAGGTAAGATTGAAGTAACAAGTAAAATAAATGAAGGAACTACGTTTAGAATAATTTTACCAAAAGGGAAAGAACATTTTTCTGCAGATGAAATTAAGAGTTTTAAATTAGAGGCAGATCTTCCTAAAAAAGAAATAAACTTTATTCCAGAAAATAAAATTTCAGGAACAGAAGAAAATGAAGAAATCGAAAAAATAGCCTCTAAAAAATATACTATTTTAGTTGTAGAGGATAATACAGAGTTAAGAAATTATTTAAAAACGGAATTAAGTAAAACATACAAGGTTTTATCTGCTATTAATGGTGTGGAAGGTTTAAAGATTGCTGAAAAATCTTTTCCAGATGTTATTTTAACAGATGTTATTATGCCAGAAATGGATGGTTTTGAGTTTTGTAGACGTATTAAAACAGATATTAAAACAAGTCATATTCCTTTATTAATGCTTACTGCAAAGGCTAGAATTGATGATCGTATTGAAGGAATAGAACATGGTTCTGATGCTTATATGACCAAACCATTTGATATGCGTTTGCTTACTTTAAGACTAAATCAATTAATTACCAGTAGAAAATTAATTTTTGATAAATACTTTAGTGAAGTTAGTGGCGCAAAAGAGAACACGAATGCTACCTCTATAGACAAAGAGTTTATTAATAAAGTTTTGGCATACATAGGAGAAAACATTAGCAATTCTAGTTTAAGTGTAGAGGAATTGGCTAATGAATTAAACCTAAGTAAAAGTCAATCATACAGAAAAATAAAATCTCTAACAGGACAAACTCCAAACGAACTGTTAAGAAGAATTAGATTAGAAAGAGCATATCAAATATTAGAAACGGGTTCTGCATTTATAAGCGAAGTTGGTTTTAAAGTAGGTTTCTCTTCTGCATCTTATTTTACAAAATGTTTCAAAGCACATTTTGGAAAACTTCCAACCGAGGTTGTTATCAAAGAAAAGTAA
- a CDS encoding DUF5060 domain-containing protein produces MAINKRSFSLYFLLLIFNFTFFSQGKIEGKLEKWNKITIHFNYEEFSENDEDNPFLNYRLNVTFKNGNEEITIPGFFATDGNAAETSSKKGVVWQVRFMPNKIGKWTYKASFKKGNEIAINDDEKTGESVGFDGTSGSFIIKESKNRTEGRLVYKNERYLQYSESNKPFLKGGANSPETFLAYYEFDETPATHKYQPHFKDWTKGDPTWQNGKGKNIIGALNYLASTGMNSVFFLTMNVQGDGDDVWPWATKNDRTRFDTSKLDQWEIVFDHMDNLGLMLHIVTQETENELLLDIGELKTQRKLYYRELIARFAHHLAITWNLGEENGPVHWSPKGQNDADRKAMAKYIKTHDPYHNFVALHTHSIPKEQDLYLEPLLGYEYLDGPSMQTANPNLIHNITKKWVNESQLTGKNWVVSQDEIGPADAGAKPDADDPNHDAIRKEVLWGNFMAGGAGVEWYFGYKFAHNDLNCEDWRSRENVWNQTKYALNFFNKYLPFNKMHAADGLTDNLDDYVFAENDNTYAIYVPEVKETKINLFGSTKKYIIKWYNPRTGGELVNGTVKKITGGGEKSIGFPPNKDKDWVALIKSTKKEKESSQEKEQKIISLNAIQDFDLLEKDGLSYYKDFPNNVLAINASEENNRNKFATAIAKFKGVTGVYNFTFVTTAENDGESEYVIKINGTTLDTIKNARVSESFKSIRHQVNAVFLHVNDIIEITSKAVTNGLIPEGNETAWSRGRWNSITFTPKDYSLLKILADTKPFEEKDGMLEIEAENYHYKSNNSTKRNWVVRSLDDKISATNYSKSAHKNSYIQALPDTRVTHEDTLILGENFFPVSGTGGVISYKIIINNPGKYYIWVNALSTGTEDNGVHVGFNENWQESGARMQWCDGKNKWTWSSAQRMPDNHCGKEKTIYLNFDKTGEYVLSFSMREDGFKMDRFILTKNSNFSPN; encoded by the coding sequence ATGGCCATAAATAAAAGAAGCTTTAGTCTCTATTTTTTACTACTCATTTTTAATTTCACTTTTTTTTCTCAAGGAAAAATTGAAGGAAAATTAGAGAAATGGAACAAAATAACCATTCATTTTAATTATGAAGAATTTAGTGAAAACGATGAAGACAATCCATTCTTAAATTATAGGTTAAATGTTACTTTTAAAAATGGAAATGAAGAAATAACGATTCCTGGTTTTTTTGCTACAGACGGAAATGCTGCAGAAACAAGTTCTAAAAAAGGTGTTGTTTGGCAGGTGCGTTTTATGCCCAATAAAATTGGAAAATGGACCTACAAAGCTTCTTTTAAAAAAGGAAATGAAATAGCCATAAATGATGATGAAAAAACTGGAGAATCGGTTGGTTTTGACGGGACTTCTGGAAGTTTTATAATCAAAGAAAGTAAAAATAGAACGGAAGGAAGATTAGTTTACAAGAACGAACGTTATTTACAATATTCTGAATCTAATAAACCATTTTTAAAAGGTGGTGCAAATAGTCCAGAAACCTTTTTGGCATATTATGAATTTGATGAAACACCAGCAACTCATAAATATCAACCGCATTTTAAAGATTGGACAAAAGGAGACCCAACTTGGCAAAACGGAAAAGGGAAAAATATTATTGGAGCACTCAATTATTTGGCTTCTACAGGAATGAATTCTGTCTTTTTTTTAACAATGAATGTACAAGGAGATGGAGATGATGTTTGGCCTTGGGCTACTAAAAATGACCGAACTCGTTTTGATACAAGTAAACTAGATCAATGGGAAATTGTCTTTGATCACATGGATAATTTAGGTTTAATGTTGCATATTGTTACGCAAGAAACAGAAAACGAATTACTATTAGATATTGGCGAGTTAAAAACGCAACGTAAATTATATTACAGAGAGTTAATTGCAAGATTTGCACATCACTTAGCAATTACATGGAATTTAGGTGAAGAAAATGGACCTGTTCATTGGTCTCCAAAAGGACAAAACGATGCTGATAGAAAAGCAATGGCGAAGTATATTAAAACACATGATCCTTATCATAATTTTGTGGCTTTACATACACACTCTATACCAAAAGAGCAAGATTTGTATTTAGAGCCTTTATTAGGATATGAGTATTTAGATGGGCCTTCTATGCAAACAGCAAACCCTAATTTAATTCATAATATCACAAAAAAATGGGTGAATGAATCTCAATTAACAGGGAAAAACTGGGTGGTTTCTCAAGATGAAATTGGGCCTGCGGATGCAGGAGCAAAACCAGATGCAGATGATCCAAATCATGATGCTATTAGAAAGGAAGTTTTATGGGGGAACTTTATGGCTGGTGGTGCCGGAGTAGAATGGTATTTTGGTTATAAATTTGCGCATAACGATTTAAATTGTGAAGATTGGAGGTCTAGAGAAAACGTTTGGAATCAAACAAAATATGCATTAAACTTTTTTAATAAGTACTTACCTTTTAATAAAATGCATGCTGCAGATGGTTTAACAGATAATTTAGACGATTATGTTTTTGCAGAAAATGATAACACGTATGCTATTTATGTACCAGAGGTAAAAGAAACTAAAATTAATTTATTTGGTTCAACAAAAAAGTACATTATTAAATGGTATAACCCAAGAACTGGAGGAGAATTGGTAAATGGTACTGTTAAAAAAATTACAGGTGGAGGTGAAAAATCTATTGGTTTTCCACCAAATAAAGATAAAGATTGGGTTGCACTTATTAAATCAACCAAAAAGGAAAAAGAAAGTTCTCAAGAAAAGGAACAAAAAATTATCAGTTTAAATGCTATTCAAGATTTCGATTTATTAGAAAAGGATGGTTTGTCTTATTACAAGGATTTTCCAAACAACGTATTGGCAATTAATGCATCCGAAGAAAATAATAGAAACAAGTTTGCAACTGCAATTGCTAAATTTAAAGGAGTTACAGGTGTTTATAATTTTACTTTTGTAACCACTGCAGAAAATGATGGAGAATCTGAATATGTTATTAAAATTAATGGGACTACTTTAGATACTATTAAAAACGCTAGAGTTTCTGAGTCTTTTAAAAGTATTAGACATCAGGTTAATGCTGTTTTTTTACATGTAAATGATATCATCGAAATAACCTCTAAAGCAGTGACCAATGGTTTAATTCCTGAAGGAAATGAAACGGCTTGGTCTAGAGGGAGATGGAATTCTATCACTTTTACGCCTAAAGATTATTCGTTGCTAAAAATATTAGCAGATACAAAACCTTTTGAAGAAAAAGACGGAATGTTAGAAATTGAAGCAGAAAATTATCATTATAAGAGTAATAATAGCACCAAGAGAAATTGGGTTGTAAGATCTTTAGATGATAAAATAAGTGCAACAAACTATAGTAAATCTGCTCATAAAAATAGCTATATCCAAGCATTACCAGATACAAGGGTTACACATGAAGATACACTTATTTTAGGTGAAAATTTCTTTCCAGTTTCTGGTACTGGAGGTGTTATTTCTTATAAAATAATAATAAATAATCCAGGAAAATATTATATTTGGGTCAATGCACTTTCTACAGGTACAGAAGATAATGGGGTACATGTTGGTTTTAATGAAAATTGGCAAGAAAGTGGCGCAAGAATGCAATGGTGCGATGGTAAAAATAAATGGACTTGGTCTTCTGCACAAAGAATGCCTGACAATCACTGTGGTAAGGAAAAAACAATTTATTTAAACTTCGATAAAACAGGTGAATACGTTTTGTCCTTTTCGATGAGAGAAGATGGTTTTAAAATGGATCGTTTTATTCTAACAAAAAACAGTAATTTTAGTCCTAATTAA
- the fsa gene encoding fructose-6-phosphate aldolase: protein MKFFIDTANLNDIAEAEALGVLDGVTTNPSLMAKEGITGAANILNHYKKICDLVEGDVSAEVIATEYDGMIQQGEELAALHPQIVVKLPMIADGVKACKYFSDKGIKTNMTLIFSAGQALLAAKAGATYVSPFLGRLDDISTDGLNLISEMRLIYDNYGFKSQILAASVRNTMHVINCAKLGSDVMTGPLSSITGLLKHPLTDSGLAQFLADYKKGN, encoded by the coding sequence ATGAAATTTTTTATAGATACCGCAAATTTGAATGATATTGCCGAAGCAGAAGCTTTAGGAGTTTTAGATGGTGTAACTACCAATCCATCTTTAATGGCAAAAGAAGGAATTACAGGAGCAGCAAATATTTTAAATCATTATAAAAAAATATGTGACCTTGTAGAAGGAGATGTTTCTGCAGAAGTAATTGCAACAGAGTATGATGGAATGATTCAGCAAGGAGAAGAGTTAGCTGCTTTACATCCACAAATTGTAGTAAAATTACCAATGATTGCAGATGGAGTAAAAGCGTGTAAATATTTTTCTGATAAAGGGATTAAAACAAACATGACACTTATTTTTTCTGCAGGACAAGCATTATTAGCAGCCAAAGCAGGAGCAACGTATGTTTCTCCTTTTTTAGGAAGATTGGATGATATTTCTACAGATGGATTAAATTTAATTTCAGAAATGAGATTAATTTATGATAACTACGGATTTAAATCACAAATTTTAGCAGCCTCTGTACGTAATACAATGCATGTTATTAACTGTGCAAAATTAGGATCTGATGTAATGACTGGACCTTTATCATCTATTACAGGATTGTTAAAACATCCATTAACAGATAGTGGATTGGCACAATTTTTAGCTGATTATAAGAAGGGAAATTAG
- a CDS encoding transketolase: MNKKIDQQSADNIRALCVAMVEKANSGHPGGPMGGADFMHILYSEFFNFDPSDMTWAFRDRFFMDAGHLSTLMYAQYYLLGNYEKDDVANFRQWGSITPGHPEVDVKRGIENTSGPLGQGHTMGVGAAIAANFLKARFGNWMDHKIYGFISDGGVQEEISQGAGRIAGHLGLSNFIMFYDSNDIQLSTPTDEVTSEDTEMKYKAWGWNVVTIDGHNHDEIRKALKDANAETEKPTLIIGKTIMGKGCVTADDKTFEGECELHGQPIGATGADYTKTLLHLGANPENPFDIYEDVSVFYKDLLDRKIVEARDKKADISIWREANPELATKLDFFLSGELPELDFEGIEHKAGLATRAASSGVLGYLAEKVENMIVSSADLSNSDKTDGFLKKTHALKKGDFSGSFLQAGVAELTMSCIANGIALHGGIIPVVATFFVFSDYMKPAIRLSGIQELGVKYVWTHDAFRVGEDGPTHQPVEQEAQIRLLEKLKNHSGNPSFMALRPADSAETSVAWKMALENKNTPTGLILSRQGIKDLPTKGASSRYQEALASEKGGYLVKEVANPDVVLVANGSEVATLVAAAEILEAKNGLKVNIASVISEGVFRLQSKEYQQSVIPKNKPLFGLTAGLPVNLEGLVGDAGKVFGLDHFGYSAPATVLDEKFGFTGEKVSQQVLAYLKTV; the protein is encoded by the coding sequence ATGAACAAAAAAATAGACCAACAATCAGCAGATAATATTAGAGCATTATGTGTTGCCATGGTAGAAAAAGCAAATTCTGGACATCCAGGAGGACCAATGGGAGGTGCAGATTTTATGCACATCTTATATTCAGAATTCTTTAATTTTGACCCTTCAGATATGACTTGGGCTTTTAGAGATCGTTTCTTTATGGATGCAGGGCATTTATCAACCTTAATGTACGCACAATATTATCTTTTAGGGAACTATGAAAAAGACGATGTTGCCAACTTTAGACAATGGGGTTCAATCACTCCTGGTCACCCAGAAGTGGATGTAAAAAGAGGAATTGAAAATACCTCAGGACCTTTAGGACAAGGACATACTATGGGTGTGGGTGCAGCAATTGCAGCAAACTTTTTAAAAGCACGTTTTGGAAATTGGATGGATCATAAAATTTATGGTTTTATTTCTGATGGTGGAGTTCAAGAAGAAATTTCTCAAGGAGCAGGAAGAATTGCAGGGCATTTAGGCCTAAGTAATTTTATCATGTTCTATGATTCTAATGACATTCAATTATCTACACCTACAGATGAGGTTACTTCGGAAGATACGGAGATGAAGTATAAAGCTTGGGGTTGGAATGTTGTTACTATTGATGGTCATAACCATGATGAAATAAGAAAAGCCTTAAAAGATGCAAATGCCGAAACAGAAAAACCAACACTTATTATTGGAAAAACAATAATGGGTAAAGGTTGTGTTACTGCAGATGATAAAACTTTTGAAGGTGAATGTGAATTACACGGTCAGCCAATTGGAGCAACAGGAGCAGATTACACAAAAACCTTGTTACATTTAGGTGCAAATCCAGAAAATCCTTTTGATATTTATGAAGACGTAAGTGTTTTTTACAAAGATTTATTAGATAGAAAAATAGTAGAAGCAAGAGATAAAAAAGCAGATATTTCTATTTGGAGAGAAGCAAACCCTGAATTAGCAACAAAATTAGATTTCTTTTTATCAGGAGAATTACCAGAATTAGATTTTGAAGGAATTGAACATAAAGCGGGCTTAGCAACAAGAGCCGCTTCTTCCGGAGTTTTAGGATATTTAGCAGAAAAGGTAGAAAACATGATTGTTTCTTCTGCAGATTTATCAAATTCAGACAAAACAGATGGATTCTTAAAGAAAACACATGCACTTAAAAAAGGTGATTTTTCAGGATCCTTTTTACAAGCAGGTGTTGCAGAATTAACGATGTCTTGTATTGCAAACGGAATTGCATTACACGGAGGAATTATTCCTGTAGTGGCAACTTTCTTTGTGTTTTCAGACTATATGAAACCAGCAATTCGTTTGAGTGGAATTCAAGAATTAGGTGTAAAATATGTGTGGACACATGATGCTTTTAGAGTTGGAGAAGACGGACCAACGCATCAACCTGTAGAGCAAGAAGCGCAAATTAGATTGTTAGAAAAATTGAAAAACCATAGCGGAAATCCTAGTTTCATGGCTTTACGTCCTGCAGATTCTGCAGAAACAAGCGTTGCTTGGAAAATGGCGTTAGAAAATAAAAACACACCAACAGGTTTAATTTTATCTAGACAAGGAATTAAAGATTTACCAACAAAAGGAGCATCATCAAGATATCAAGAAGCATTAGCTTCTGAAAAAGGAGGTTATTTGGTAAAAGAAGTAGCAAATCCAGATGTTGTTTTAGTTGCAAATGGTTCAGAAGTAGCAACTTTAGTAGCTGCAGCAGAAATTTTAGAAGCTAAAAATGGCTTAAAAGTAAACATTGCTTCGGTAATTTCTGAAGGAGTTTTTAGATTACAATCTAAAGAATATCAACAAAGTGTTATTCCTAAAAACAAACCATTATTCGGCTTAACAGCAGGTTTACCAGTAAACTTAGAGGGTTTGGTTGGAGATGCAGGTAAAGTGTTTGGATTAGACCATTTTGGCTATTCAGCGCCAGCAACCGTATTAGACGAAAAATTTGGATTTACCGGAGAAAAAGTAAGTCAACAAGTATTAGCATATTTAAAAACAGTATAA
- the xylA gene encoding xylose isomerase yields MASKEYFKGINKIQFEGKESDNPLAFKYYNPDQVVAGKTMREHFKFAIAYWHTFCGQGGDPFGPGTQNFAWDQAADPIQAAKDKADAAFEFINKMGFDYFCFHDADLVQEGATFAESEKRLDTITDYIKGKKAESGVKLLWGTANCFSNPRYMNGASTNPDFDVVARAGGQVKLAIDATIKLGGENYVFWGGREGYMSLLNTDMGRELDHMGQFLTMARDYARAQGFKGTFFIEPKPMEPMKHQYDFDSATAIGFLKEYGLDKDFKLNIEVNHATLAQHTMQHEMAVAAKAGMLGSIDANRGDYQNGWDTDQFPNNVQEATEAMLVFLQAGGLQGGGVNFDAKIRRNSTDMDDVFHAHIGGADTFARALITADKILQSSSYNSLREKRYSSFDGGKGKDFEAGKLELKDLYNIAQENGELTLQSGKQELFENIINQYI; encoded by the coding sequence ATGGCAAGTAAAGAATATTTTAAAGGAATCAACAAAATTCAATTCGAAGGTAAAGAATCAGACAATCCGTTAGCATTTAAATACTACAACCCAGATCAGGTAGTTGCAGGAAAAACAATGCGTGAGCATTTTAAATTCGCTATTGCATACTGGCATACATTCTGCGGACAAGGTGGAGATCCTTTCGGACCAGGAACACAAAATTTTGCATGGGATCAGGCAGCAGACCCAATTCAAGCAGCAAAAGACAAAGCAGATGCCGCTTTTGAGTTTATTAACAAAATGGGTTTTGATTATTTCTGTTTTCATGATGCCGATTTAGTGCAAGAAGGCGCAACCTTTGCAGAATCAGAAAAAAGATTAGATACCATTACAGATTACATTAAAGGAAAAAAAGCAGAAAGTGGCGTAAAATTATTATGGGGAACAGCTAACTGTTTTTCAAATCCACGTTACATGAATGGAGCTTCTACCAATCCAGATTTTGATGTTGTTGCAAGAGCTGGTGGTCAAGTAAAATTGGCGATAGATGCAACCATTAAATTAGGTGGAGAAAATTACGTTTTTTGGGGAGGAAGAGAAGGTTACATGTCTTTATTAAACACAGATATGGGACGTGAATTAGACCACATGGGTCAATTCTTAACCATGGCAAGAGATTATGCAAGAGCACAAGGTTTTAAAGGAACGTTCTTTATTGAACCAAAACCAATGGAGCCAATGAAACATCAATATGATTTTGATTCAGCTACAGCAATTGGTTTCTTAAAAGAATACGGTTTAGACAAAGATTTTAAATTGAATATTGAAGTAAACCACGCTACTTTAGCACAACATACTATGCAACACGAAATGGCAGTTGCAGCCAAAGCAGGAATGCTAGGAAGTATCGATGCAAACAGAGGAGATTACCAAAATGGTTGGGATACAGATCAATTTCCAAACAACGTTCAAGAAGCAACAGAAGCAATGCTAGTTTTCTTACAAGCAGGAGGTTTACAAGGAGGTGGAGTTAATTTTGATGCAAAAATCAGAAGAAACTCAACAGATATGGACGATGTTTTCCATGCACATATTGGAGGAGCAGATACATTTGCTAGAGCATTAATTACTGCAGATAAGATTTTACAATCTTCTTCGTATAATTCACTAAGAGAAAAAAGATACAGCTCTTTTGATGGCGGAAAAGGAAAAGATTTTGAAGCAGGGAAATTAGAATTAAAAGACCTATATAACATTGCTCAAGAAAATGGAGAATTAACATTACAAAGTGGTAAACAAGAGTTGTTTGAGAATATTATCAATCAATATATCTAA